CGTCAGCAGAAATCGACGTCGCATTTCCGAGTGGTCCGCTGGCGGGTCGCTGGCTGGAAATCGCCGGCTGCGGCATGGTTCATCCGAATGTGCTGCGCCATTGTGGCATCGACGCCGAACGTCATACCGGCTTTGCGTTCGGCTTCGGGCCCGACCGCTTGACCATGCTGCGTTATGGCATCAATGACCTGCGCCTGTTCTATGACGGCGATGTGCGTTTCCTGAGCCAGTTCCGCTGAGGTTTTAGCCCGATGAAATTTTCAGAAAAATGGTTGCGCGAGTTCGTTGACCCGGCCATCGATACGCAGGCGCTGTCGCACCTGCTGACCATGGCGGGGCTCGAAGTCGAGGAGCTTGATCCGGTGGCAGCCGCCTTTCACGGCGTTGTCGTGGCCGAAGTGTTGTCCGTTGCACCGCATCCGGACGCCGATCGTTTGCGGGTTTGCAGCGTGAATGCGGGCGGCGAGCCACTGCAGATCGTGTGCGGTGCCCCCAACGTTGCCGCTGGCATGAAGGTGCCATGCGCCACAGTGGGGGCCAGTCTGCCGGGTATCGACATCAAGAGGGCGAAACTGCGCGGTGTCGAAAGCAACGGCATGCTGTGCTCGGCGCGCGAACTCGGGCTGTCGGAGGATCATGGCGGCCTGCTCGCACTGCCCGACGATGCGCCGGTGGGTAGCGACATCCGGCATTACCTCGATCTGGATGACAACGCTTTCGTCATCAAGCTCACACCGAACCGCGCAGACTGTTTCGGCATGCTGGGCATCGCGCGCGAAGTGTCGGCGCTTACCGGTGCGCCGTTGTGCGTGCCGGAGATCGTCGCTGCGCCCGTCTCGCTGACCGAGGTGCTGCCGGTCAGCATTGAGGCACCGGATCTGTGCGGCCGTTTTTCGGGCCGTATCGTCCGCGGGGTAAATGCCCGCGCAGCGACGCCGGAGTGGATGCAGCGCCGGCTGGAACGCGCCGGCATGCGTTCGATATCCGTGCTGGTCGACATTTCCAATTACGTCATGCTGGAACTGAACCGTCCGAATCACGTGTTCGATCTCGATCGCGTGCAGGGCGGTCTGACCGTGCGCTGGGCGCGCGAGGGCGAACAACTCGTGTTGCTGAACGAGCAGACCATCACGCTGACACCGGACTGCGGCGTCATCGCCGACGAAACCGGTGTCGAAAGCTTCGCCGGCATCATGGGCGGCGCATCGACCGCGTGCTCGCTCGATACGCGCAACGTCTATGTCGAGGCCGCGTTCTGGCAACCCGATGCCATACAGGGTCGTGCCCGCCGCTATGCATTCTCCAGCGAGGCTGCTCACCGGTTCGAACGTGGCGTCGATTTTGCCGATACAGTGGCGGGCGTCGAGCGCGTCACGCAACTGATTCTCGACCTGTGCGGTGGCGAAGCCGGCCCGATCGATGACCGCATCACCCTGCTGCCGTTGCGCGAGCCGGTACGTCTGCGCCCGTCGCGCGTGTCCCGTGTGCTCGGCCTGCCGTTTGGCGACGACGCCATCGAAACCTGTCTTCAGCGCATGACGCTGCCTTTTGTACGCGATGGCAACGATTTCATCGTTCAGCCACCGACCTGGCGCTTCGATCTGTGCATCGAGGAAGACCTGATAGAGGAACTTGCCCGTCTGCACGGCTACGACAACATCCCGACCCACCCGCCGGTCGGCCGACTGGCCATGCCGGAGTTGTCCGAAGGACGTCGAAGCGCATCAAATGTGCGTCACCTGCTGGCCGATCGCGACTATCAGGAAGTGATCAACTTCGCATTCGTCGAGCGGCGCTGGGAACAGGATTTCGCCGGCAACGACACGCCGGTTGTGCTGGCCAACCCGATCGCGAGCCAGATGTCGGTCATGCGCTCGACGCTGATCGGTGGTCTGGTCGACAACGTGGTGACAAACCGTCGTCGTCAGCTCGATCGCGTGAGGGTGTTTGAAATCGGTCGCTGCTTCGCACACGACGCGCAGGCGGTGCCGGTCCCGGGTTTCGCACAGACGCTGCGCATCGCCGGACTGGCCTGGGGGGCGGTGCAAGCGGAACAGTGGGGTACCGCGTCGCGTCTGACCGACTTCTTCGATGTGAAGGGCGATGTCGAAGCGCTGGTGCTGCCTCGTCTGGCAGCGTTCGCTCCTGCGCGCCATGCGGCGCTGCATCCAGGGCGCTCGGCATCTATCAGCCTGGACGGACACGTGATCGGGTTCATCGGTGAATTGCATCCGGAGCTGGTGCAGCGCTACGAGTTGGTGAGTGCACCGCTGGTATTCGAATGCGAGCTCGAACCATTGCTCGGCAGTGCAGTACCGGCGTATCAGACCGTGTCCAGGCAGCCTGCGGTAAGACGCGATCTGGCGCTGCTTGTGCCGCGTTCGACTCCGCTTTCGCAGGTACTGGAAGGCCTTCGCAGCGCTTCGCCGGCCATCGTGCAGGACATCGCCCTGTTCGATGTGTATCAGGGTAAAGGCATATCAGAGAACGAAAAAAGCTTTGCTTTCCGTATAGTTATGCAAGATACTCAACGTACTTTGGCGGACGCTGAAGTCGATGCGACCGTTGATCAACTGGTGATGTATGCACAGCGTGAGTTCGGTGCAAAGCTGCGCGCCTGAGGCGGCAGGGCGACAGGGTTACGAGGAAGCCGCATGACCACACTGACCAAAGCCGAACTGGCGGAAATGCTGTTCGAACAGGTAGGACTGAACAAACGCGAGGCGAAGGATATGGTCGAAGCATTCTTCGACGAGATCCGTGACGCGCTCGAAAGCGGCGACGGCGTCAAGCTGTCTGGCTTCGGCAACTTCCAGTTGCGCGACAAGCCGCAGCGCCCGGGGCGCAACCCCAAAACCGGTGAGGAAATTCCGATCACCGCGCGCCGGGTTGTCACTTTTCATGCGAGCCAGAAGCTGAAGGCGGCCGTCGAGGGCATCGATTACGATGGAAACGACGAGTAAGGAACCGCTGGTCCTGCCAGCGATTCCCGCCAAGCGTTACTTCACGATCGGCGAGGTGAGCGAGCTGTGCGGCGTCAAGCCGCACGTGCTTCGCTACTGGGAGCAGGAATTCACACAGCTCAAGCCGGTGAAGCGACGCGGCAACCGGCGTTACTACCAGCATCACGAAGTGCTGCTGGTTCGCCGTATCCGCCAGCTCCTCTACGAAGAAGGCTTCACCATCAGCGGTGCACGCAACCGTCTCGACGATTCCGATCCTCGCGCGGGGGCTGCGCCGGTTTCAACGGCGAACCACGTCGACGTGGCAGAGTTGCGTGCGGCACTTCAGGAAATTCTCGATCTGCTCGCGTGACGCGAGCTTGCCGATTTTTGCGGGGCTTTCGGCTCAAGTCAGCCTGCCCCTGATATAATTTTGAGCTGAGTCGGGGCGTAGCGCAGCCTGGTAGCGCACTTGCATGGGGTGCAAGGGGTCGTGAGTTCGAATCCCACCGCCCCGACCAATTCTTCTTGCTTCAATCTGCTGTGGCTCATTCGTTGCGACATCGGTTGCAACATCGCGCCGCAACATTCGCCCTCCGTTTCCCATGCGCATTCTGTTGTCCAACGACGACGGTTACTTTGCTCCCGGCCTCGAGGCGCTTGCACGGGCTCTCGGCGAGGTTGGAGACGTGACCGTCGTGGCTCCCGAGGCTGACCGCAGCGGCGCCAGCAACTCCCTGAC
The sequence above is a segment of the Methyloversatilis sp. RAC08 genome. Coding sequences within it:
- a CDS encoding MerR family transcriptional regulator, whose amino-acid sequence is METTSKEPLVLPAIPAKRYFTIGEVSELCGVKPHVLRYWEQEFTQLKPVKRRGNRRYYQHHEVLLVRRIRQLLYEEGFTISGARNRLDDSDPRAGAAPVSTANHVDVAELRAALQEILDLLA
- the pheT gene encoding phenylalanine--tRNA ligase subunit beta; protein product: MKFSEKWLREFVDPAIDTQALSHLLTMAGLEVEELDPVAAAFHGVVVAEVLSVAPHPDADRLRVCSVNAGGEPLQIVCGAPNVAAGMKVPCATVGASLPGIDIKRAKLRGVESNGMLCSARELGLSEDHGGLLALPDDAPVGSDIRHYLDLDDNAFVIKLTPNRADCFGMLGIAREVSALTGAPLCVPEIVAAPVSLTEVLPVSIEAPDLCGRFSGRIVRGVNARAATPEWMQRRLERAGMRSISVLVDISNYVMLELNRPNHVFDLDRVQGGLTVRWAREGEQLVLLNEQTITLTPDCGVIADETGVESFAGIMGGASTACSLDTRNVYVEAAFWQPDAIQGRARRYAFSSEAAHRFERGVDFADTVAGVERVTQLILDLCGGEAGPIDDRITLLPLREPVRLRPSRVSRVLGLPFGDDAIETCLQRMTLPFVRDGNDFIVQPPTWRFDLCIEEDLIEELARLHGYDNIPTHPPVGRLAMPELSEGRRSASNVRHLLADRDYQEVINFAFVERRWEQDFAGNDTPVVLANPIASQMSVMRSTLIGGLVDNVVTNRRRQLDRVRVFEIGRCFAHDAQAVPVPGFAQTLRIAGLAWGAVQAEQWGTASRLTDFFDVKGDVEALVLPRLAAFAPARHAALHPGRSASISLDGHVIGFIGELHPELVQRYELVSAPLVFECELEPLLGSAVPAYQTVSRQPAVRRDLALLVPRSTPLSQVLEGLRSASPAIVQDIALFDVYQGKGISENEKSFAFRIVMQDTQRTLADAEVDATVDQLVMYAQREFGAKLRA
- a CDS encoding integration host factor subunit alpha codes for the protein MTTLTKAELAEMLFEQVGLNKREAKDMVEAFFDEIRDALESGDGVKLSGFGNFQLRDKPQRPGRNPKTGEEIPITARRVVTFHASQKLKAAVEGIDYDGNDE